A single window of Anomaloglossus baeobatrachus isolate aAnoBae1 chromosome 5 unlocalized genomic scaffold, aAnoBae1.hap1 SUPER_5_unloc_25, whole genome shotgun sequence DNA harbors:
- the LOC142259078 gene encoding LOW QUALITY PROTEIN: uncharacterized protein LOC142259078 (The sequence of the model RefSeq protein was modified relative to this genomic sequence to represent the inferred CDS: inserted 2 bases in 1 codon) — MSILSSKRTTPERCPRPLLPQDCNQEDPDVPQDVFPPALSNDCIGSSDGNLLSSEFITDDKSITHYTHEEHAVVPDIPPVLPRKALSSFHDHGKLHTGEKPFSCSECGKCFIQKSELVVHQRYHTGEKPFSCSESGKCFIQKSDLVVHQRSHTGEKPFSCSECGKCFIHKSYLVRHQKNHTGEKPFSCPECGKCFIQKSELVVHQRYHTGEKPFSCSECGKCFIQKSDLVVHQRSHTGEKPFSCPECGKCFIQKSELVVHQRYHTGEKPFSCSECGKCFIRKSKLVMHQRSHTGEKPFSCPECGKCFIQKSKLVVHQRYHTGEKPFSCSECGKCFIQKFDLVVHQRSHTGEKPFSCSECGKCFIRKSELVVHQRSHTGEKPFSCSECGKCFIRKSDLVVHQRGHTGEKPFSCSECGKCFIQKSDLVVHQRSHTGEKPFSCSECGKCFIQKSDLVVHQRGHTGEKQFSCSECGKCFIHKSYLVRHQKNHTGEKPFSCPECGKCFTWKSGLVYHQKNHTXNKPFLCSECGKCNSQKSDLVKHVKRLHWEGTFFHVNNLNI; from the exons ATGTCAA ttctatccagtaagaggacaacaccagagagatgtccccgtcctcttctcccacaggactgtaaccaagaagaccccgatgttcctcaggatgtgtttcctccagctctatcca atgactgtattgggagttcagatggaaatctattatcttcagaatttataaccgaTGATAAAAGTATCACACATTATAcacatgaagagcatgctgttgtcccagatatacctccagtccttcctcgaaAAGCTCTATCATCATTTCatgaccatggaaaacttcacacaggggagaagccattttcatgttcagaatgtgggaaatgttttattcagaaatcggaacttgttgtgcatcaaagatatcacacaggggagaagccattttcatgttcagaatctgggaaatgttttattcagaaatcggatcttgttgtgcatcaaagatctcacacaggggagaagccattttcatgttcagagtgtgggaaatgttttattcataaatcataccttgttagacatcagaaaaatcacacaggggagaagccattttcatgtccagaatgtggtaaatgttttattcagaaatcggaacttgttgtgcatcaaagatatcacacaggggagaagccattttcatgttcagaatgtgggaaatgttttattcagaaatcggatcttgttgtgcatcaaagatctcacacaggggagaagccattttcatgtccagaatgtggtaaatgttttattcagaaatcggaacttgttgtgcatcaaagatatcacacaggggagaagccattttcatgttcagaatgtgggaagtgttttattcggaaatcaaaacttgttatgcatcaaagatctcacacaggggagaagccattttcatgtccagaatgtggtaaatgttttattcagaaatcgaaacttgttgtgcatcaaagatatcacacaggggagaagccattttcatgttcagaatgtgggaaatgttttattcagaaattcgatcttgttgtgcatcaaagatctcacacaggggagaagccattttcatgttcagagtgtgggaagtgttttattcggaaatcagaacttgttgtgcatcaaagatctcacacaggggagaagccattttcatgttcagagtgtgggaagtgttttattcggaaatcagatcttgttgtgcatcaaagaggtcacacaggggagaagccattttcatgttcagaatgtgggaaatgttttattcagaaatcggatcttgttgtgcatcaaagatctcacacaggggagaagccattttcatgttcagagtgtgggaaatgttttattcagaaatcggatcttgttgtgcatcaaagaggtcacacaggggagaagcaattttcatgttcagagtgtgggaaatgttttattcataaatcataccttgttagacatcagaaaaatcacacaggggagaagccattttcatgtccagaatgtggtaaatgttttacttggaaatcaggtcttgtttaccatcaaaaaaatcacac aaataaaccatttttatgttctgaatgtggaaaatgtaattctcagaaatcagatcttgttaaacatgtgaagaggcTGCactgggaaggaacctttttccatGTGAATAATTTAAatatttaa
- the LOC142259089 gene encoding oocyte zinc finger protein XlCOF29-like, translating to MAMDRDKMAERILHLTLEILFRLTGEDYTVVKKTSSERCQAPVSEGWGRPLSPITGPPPHPPIHEDINDQKILELTYKMIELLTGEVTLLGMLGHYTVAL from the exons atggctatggacagggacaagatggcggagaggatattacacctcaccctagagatcctcttccggcttactggagag gattacacagtagtgaagaagacctctagtgagcgctgtcaggcccctgtgtctgagggatggggaagacccctgagcccaatcacggggcctccacctcaccccccgatacatgaggacatcaatgaccagaagatcctagaactcacctacaagatgattgagctgctgactggagaggtgacactgctgggaatgctgggacattatacagtagcgctatga